One genomic window of Coffea eugenioides isolate CCC68of chromosome 1, Ceug_1.0, whole genome shotgun sequence includes the following:
- the LOC113766123 gene encoding feruloyl CoA ortho-hydroxylase 1-like, whose amino-acid sequence MAPSFDDGNTLFDFVVKEGNGVKGLVDSGIAKVPEKYIQPPYERIGKLVENSKDHFSSIPIDLSKLDGPQHDQVVEAIIRAAETLGFFQVINHGMSLDLLESLKDAAHRFFRQPADAKAVYLKGVSPSPFVKYGTSFAPEQEKALEWKDYLSMVYTNDSDARKHWPKECKEVALDYLKSSTNMVKRLLGILIKNLGVTVDGSKLESLIGTKLVNMNFYPTCPNPELTVGVGRHSDMGTLTVLLQDGIGGLYVKLEEDALVGRKEEWLEIPPIPGALVINVGDSLQILSNGRYTSAEHRVRTTSKQSRVSIPVFTAPRPTEKIGPLPHLAKLDGGALYRDVIFQEYMNNFFGHSHEGKKSLDFAKINAN is encoded by the exons ATGGCACCAAGTTTCGATGATGGCAACACTTTGTTTGATTTTGTTGTGAAAGAAGGAAATGGTGTCAAAGGTCTGGTGGATTCAGGAATTGCAAAAGTACCAGAAAAATACATCCAACCACCATATGAACGAATAGGGAAACTCGTTGAAAACTCGAAAGATCACTTCTCATCAATCCCAATTGATTTATCAAAGCTTGATGGTCCCCAGCATGATCAAGTGGTGGAGGCCATTATTAGAGCTGCTGAAACACTAGGATTCTTTCAGGTAATCAACCATGGCATGTCTTTGGACTTGTTGGAGTCCCTCAAAGACGCTGCACACCGATTTTTCAGGCAACCAGCAGATGCAAAAGCTGTTTATCTGAAGGGAGTTAGTCCTAGTCCGTTTGTGAAGTACGGTACAAGCTTTGCACCCGAGCAAGAAAAGGCTCTGGAGTGGAAAGATTATCTTAGCATGGTTTATACCAATGACAGTGATGCACGAAAACATTGGCCTAAAGAGTGCAA GGAAGTGGCACTTGACTACTTGAAATCATCCACTAACATGGTAAAAAGGCTGTTGGGAATATTGATTAAAAATCTTGGAGTGACCGTTGATGGCTCAAAACTTGAATCACTCATTGGCACGAAGTTGGTGAACATGAACTTCTATCCAACATGCCCAAATCCAGAACTAACAGTTGGTGTAGGGCGCCACTCTGATATGGGCACTTTAACTGTGCTTTTGCAAGATGGTATTGGAGGTTTATATGTAAAGCTGGAAGAAGATGCACTTGTTGGCAGAAAAGAAGAATGGCTAGAGATTCCACCAATTCCTGGTGCTCTAGTTATTAATGTTGGCGATTCATTACAG ATCCTAAGCAATGGGAGGTACACCAGTGCTGAACATAGAGTTCGTACCACAAGCAAACAATCAAGAGTTTCCATTCCTGTGTTCACTGCTCCGAGACCAACTGAGAAGATAGGTCCGCTGCCTCATCTTGCAAAGCTTGATGGTGGAGCTCTTTACCGTGATGTTATATTTCAAGAGTACATGAACAATTTTTTTGGACATTCTCATGAAGGAAAGAAATCCCTTGACTTTGCCAAAATAAATGCAAACTGA
- the LOC113766112 gene encoding feruloyl CoA ortho-hydroxylase 1-like, producing the protein MAPSFDDANALIDFVVRDGNGVKGLVDSGISQVPERYIQPPDERMEKVVESSKDGFSSVPIDLSKLDGPDHDQVVEAIVKAAETLGFFQVINHGMPLDFLVSLKNAAHRFFALPADAKSVYLKGVSPSPSVKYGTSFAPEQEKALEWKDFVSMVYTNDGDAQQHWPKECKEEAFDYLKSSIEMVRRLLTVLIGNLGVTFDDSRLESLIGMKMVNMNFYPICPNPELTVGVGRHSDMGTLTVLLQDGIGGLYVKLEESKLDGRKEEWIEIPPIPGALVINVGDSLQILSNGRYKSAEHRVRTTSKQSRVSVPFFAIPRPTAKIGPLRHLAELDGGAIYREVEFQEYMSNFFGHAHDGKKSLDFVKISAN; encoded by the exons ATGGCACCGAGTTTTGATGATGCCAACGCTTTGATTGATTTTGTTGTGAGAGATGGCAATGGTGTCAAAGGTCTGGTGGATTCAGGAATTTCACAAGTACCAGAAAGATATATCCAACCACCAGATGAGCGAATGGAGAAAGTTGTTGAAAGctcaaaagatggcttctcatcAGTCCCAATTGATTTGTCAAAGCTTGATGGTCCTGATCATGATCAAGTTGTGGAGGCCATTGTTAAAGCTGCTGAGACACTAGGTTTCTTTCAGGTAATCAACCATGGAATGCCTTTGGACTTCTTGGTGTCTCTAAAAAATGCCGCACACCGGTTTTTTGCTCTACCGGCAGATGCAAAATCTGTTTATCTGAAGGGTGTCAGTCCTAGTCCCTCTGTGAAGTATGGTACAAGCTTTGCTCCAGAGCAAGAAAAGGCTCTGGAATGGAAAGATTTTGTTAGCATGGTTTATACCAATGATGGTGATGCACAACAGCATTGGCCTAAAGAGTGCAA GGAAGAGGCATTTGATTACCTgaaatcatcaattgaaatggTAAGAAGGCTGCTGACAGTGTTAATTGGAAATCTTGGAGTAACCTTTGATGACTCAAGACTCGAATCCCTAATTGGCATGAAGATGGTCAACATGAATTTCTACCCCATTTGCCCAAATCCAGAACTGACAGTTGGTGTGGGACGCCACTCTGATATGGGCACATTAACTGTGCTTTTGCAAGATGGTATTGGAGGTTTATACGTAAAGCTGGAAGAAAGTAAACTTGATGGCAGAAAAGAAGAGTGGATAGAGATTCCACCAATTCCTGGTGCTCTAGTTATTAATGTTGGGGACTCCTTACAG ATCCTGAGCAATGGAAGGTACAAAAGTGCTGAGCATAGGGTCCGTACGACGAGCAAACAATCTCGAGTTTCTGTACCATTTTTCGCTATTCCAAGGCCAACTGCGAAGATAGGTCCGCTGCGTCATCTGGCAGAGCTTGATGGGGGAGCAATCTACCGAGAAGTAGAATTTCAGGAGTATATGAGCAACTTTTTTGGACATGCTCATGATGGAAAGAAATCCCTTGATTTTGTCAAAATAAGTGCAAATTAA
- the LOC113766131 gene encoding uncharacterized protein LOC113766131 encodes MRVFSFSLKDSAKDWLYYLPPGSITMWDQLKKKFLDKYFPVSRAANLRKEICGIKQHPSESLYEYWERFKKLCIKCPQHLISEQLLIQYFYEGLLFRDRSIIDAASGGVLVNKTPRAAWELIERMAENLQQFDSRKDIPTRMVNEVETSSIQQQLSELTSFVRQLAVGSASQVKVCGVCTAVGHSMDMCPLVQEETAEQVNMAGHAPAPRKLYNPYSSTYNPSWRDHPNLSYGGNRQSNFVPNRQQGYQQEYQPRQPPPPSNSSPSMEEMMKQLLANQQKTDSDLQSMRNQLGQVQSLQTQVNQMAIVINHLEFQVQGKLPSQPKLNPKNVSAMILRSGREVQGPEPVIPKDKTRNKSRKSWKRRAETTKIKRLEKPKKQDKEKEVLEIFRKVEIDIPLLDEIK; translated from the exons ATGAGAGTCTTCTCCTTCTCTTTGAAGGACTCCGCGAAAGACTGGTTGTACTACTTACCACCAGGTAGTATCACCATGTGGGACcagttgaagaaaaaattcCTAGACAAATATTTTCCTGTGTCTCGGGCCGCCAACTTAAGGAAAGAAATATGCGGCATCAAGCAACACCCAAGCGAGTCTctctatgagtactgggagAGATTTAAGAAGCTGTGCATCAAATGCCCTCAGCATCTGATAAGTGAGCAACTGCTCATCCAATATTTCTATGAGGGGTTACTCTTCAGGGACAGGAGCATaatcgatgctgcaagtggaggggtgTTAGTGAACAAGACTCCGCGGGCAgcatgggagttgattgagagaatggctgaaaatttacagCAATTTGATTCAAGAAAGGATATCCCGACCCGTATGGTGAATGAGGTAGAAACGTCCTCTATTCAACAACAACTTTCTGAATTGACGTCTTTCGTACGACAACTAGCTGTGGGGAGTGCCTCACAAGTCAAAGTATGTGGGGTATGCACTGCCGTGGGTCATTCTATGGACATGTGTCCACTGGTTCAggaagaaactgcagaacaAGTGAACATGGCTGGTCACGCGCCTGCGCCAAGAAAGCTGTACAACCCTTACTCAAGCACCTACAATCCTAGTTGGAGAGATCATCCCAACCTCAGCTATGGAGGGAACAGGCAGTCCAATTTCGTACCAAATAGGCAGCAAGGGTACCAGCAGGAGTACCAGCCTCGCCAACCACCACCCCCTTCGAACTCAAGTCCGTCTatggaagagatgatgaagcaattaCTTGCAAATCAACAAAAGACGGATTCAGACCTGCAAAGCATGAGGAATCAACTGGGACAAGTGCAGTCATTGCAAACTCAAGTAAATCAAATGGCCATTGTGATCAACCATTTGGAGTTCCAGGTTCAAGGGAAGTTGCCATCTCAACCTAAGTTGAACCCGAAGAATGTGAGTGCAATGATCTTGAGAAGTGGCAGGGAAGTCCAAGGACCCGAACCGGTGATTCCTAAGGACAAGACGAGGAACAAATCAAGAAAGAGTTGGAAGAGGAGGGCAGAGACaacaaagataaaaag GCTAGAGAAACCAAAGAAGCAGGACAAGGAGAAAGAGGTCCTGGAGATCTTTCGCAAGGTGGAGATCGACATCCCCCTACTGGACGAGATTAAATAA